In the genome of Phycisphaeraceae bacterium, one region contains:
- a CDS encoding HAD-IC family P-type ATPase: protein MSRPDRNDPERAGEWHALGATDAATRLGTDASRGLSSDDASARLERDGPNDITRRVSAGPLKRLLLQFHSALIYILLVAGAITLALGEWLDGGVILAVVVVNAAIGFAQESRALKAINSLRMQMSERALVIRAGKRVRVDARQLVRGDLVALEAGDRVPADLRLLEVNDLQIDESALTGESVPVAKSADPLAESTELADRVNMAYSSALVTRGRATGLVVATGDASEIGRISELIGSADQIATPLTRTIARFSTLLMWAILGVAALVFVMGLLRDQSVYDTFLGAVALAVAAIPEGLPAAITIMLAIGVSRMAKRKALIRKLPAVEALGSTSVICSDKTGTLTKNEMTVERVYAGGARYSVSGAGYEPRGEISRDGAAIDPDEHRALRECLVCAALCNDSSMRESDGRWSVEGDPTEGALVVVGAKAGLEPESLREDRTRLSAIAFESDRQYMATLHEHDAEGRVVYLKGALERVLDMCERGTDSSGEPTDLDADAIRDEAERMARDGLRVLAFATGDATGDTERLREEHVEKGLRFLGVIGMMDPPRPEAIDAVKICRDAGIAVKMITGDHATTAASIAAKIGLGPGKHKERADDDQPEVVTGSAMSKVDDDDLPALADETTVFARMTPEQKIRLVRALQSLGYVVAMTGDGVNDAPALRQADIGVAMGITGTEVAKDASDMVLADDNFASIEAAVEEGRTVYDNLTKFIAWTLPTNGGEALIVLTGVAIGGVLPITPVQVLYVNMTCAILIGLPLAFEPQERDIMSRPPRDPSDPLLSRALLMRTGLVSILIAGGAYTLFKLAILADRDAGEARSITVSVVIACEAAYLFNCRSLTHSVLHVGLFSNRYVWVGLGAMALVHGAYIYTPAMNRLFGSAPIGLADWAMILGVAAGVFAIVGFEKWVRRSFAARRAR, encoded by the coding sequence GTGAGCCGGCCCGATCGCAACGATCCCGAGCGCGCCGGCGAATGGCACGCGCTCGGAGCGACTGACGCCGCGACGCGCCTCGGGACGGATGCGTCGAGGGGGCTGTCGAGCGATGACGCTTCGGCGCGCCTCGAACGCGACGGGCCGAACGACATCACGCGCCGCGTCAGCGCCGGGCCGCTGAAGCGCCTGCTGCTGCAGTTCCACTCGGCGCTGATCTACATCCTGCTGGTCGCCGGCGCGATCACGCTTGCGCTGGGTGAATGGCTGGACGGGGGCGTGATCCTCGCCGTGGTCGTGGTCAACGCGGCGATCGGCTTCGCGCAGGAATCCCGCGCGCTCAAGGCGATCAACTCGCTGCGGATGCAGATGAGCGAGCGGGCCCTGGTCATCCGCGCCGGGAAACGCGTGCGCGTCGACGCGCGCCAGCTGGTCAGGGGCGATCTCGTCGCGCTGGAGGCGGGCGATCGCGTGCCGGCCGACCTCCGCCTCCTCGAGGTCAACGACCTGCAGATCGACGAGTCTGCGCTCACCGGCGAGTCCGTGCCCGTCGCCAAGAGCGCCGATCCGCTCGCGGAGAGCACCGAGCTCGCGGACCGTGTCAACATGGCGTATTCCTCGGCGCTCGTGACGCGAGGCAGAGCGACGGGCCTGGTCGTCGCGACCGGCGACGCGAGCGAGATCGGGCGGATCAGCGAGTTGATCGGCAGCGCCGACCAGATCGCGACACCCCTCACGCGGACCATCGCGCGGTTCAGCACGCTGCTGATGTGGGCCATCCTGGGCGTCGCAGCGCTGGTGTTCGTCATGGGGCTCCTGCGCGACCAGAGCGTGTACGACACCTTCCTCGGCGCGGTCGCGCTCGCCGTCGCCGCGATCCCCGAGGGACTTCCCGCGGCGATCACGATCATGCTCGCGATCGGCGTCTCCCGCATGGCGAAGCGCAAGGCGCTCATCCGCAAGCTCCCGGCGGTCGAGGCGCTGGGCAGCACCAGCGTGATCTGCTCGGACAAGACCGGCACGCTCACGAAAAACGAGATGACCGTCGAGCGCGTGTACGCTGGGGGCGCGCGGTACAGCGTCTCCGGCGCCGGCTACGAGCCGCGCGGCGAGATCTCTCGGGACGGCGCCGCCATCGACCCCGACGAGCACCGCGCCCTGCGTGAGTGCCTCGTCTGCGCCGCGCTCTGCAACGATTCGTCCATGCGAGAGTCCGACGGGCGCTGGTCGGTCGAGGGCGACCCGACGGAAGGGGCGCTCGTCGTCGTCGGCGCGAAGGCGGGGCTCGAGCCCGAATCGCTGCGCGAAGACCGTACGCGCCTGTCGGCGATCGCGTTCGAGTCTGACCGCCAGTACATGGCGACGCTGCACGAACACGACGCCGAGGGGCGCGTCGTCTATCTCAAAGGCGCGCTCGAACGCGTGCTCGACATGTGCGAGCGCGGGACGGATTCATCGGGCGAACCGACTGACCTCGACGCGGACGCGATCCGCGACGAAGCGGAGCGGATGGCGAGGGACGGCCTGCGCGTGCTCGCCTTCGCCACCGGCGACGCGACCGGCGACACCGAACGCCTGCGCGAGGAGCATGTCGAGAAAGGGCTGCGATTCCTGGGGGTGATCGGGATGATGGACCCGCCCAGGCCCGAGGCGATCGACGCCGTGAAGATCTGCCGCGACGCCGGCATCGCTGTGAAGATGATCACGGGCGACCACGCCACAACCGCCGCCTCGATCGCGGCCAAGATCGGCCTGGGCCCGGGGAAGCACAAAGAGCGCGCCGACGACGATCAACCCGAGGTGGTCACCGGCTCGGCGATGTCGAAGGTCGACGACGACGACCTGCCGGCGCTCGCCGACGAGACAACGGTCTTCGCGCGCATGACGCCCGAGCAGAAGATCCGACTGGTCCGCGCGCTGCAGTCGCTTGGGTATGTCGTCGCGATGACCGGCGACGGCGTGAACGACGCGCCGGCGCTGCGCCAGGCGGATATCGGCGTCGCGATGGGGATCACCGGCACCGAGGTCGCGAAGGACGCGTCGGACATGGTGCTGGCGGACGACAACTTCGCGTCGATCGAGGCGGCGGTCGAGGAGGGGCGGACCGTCTACGACAACCTGACGAAATTCATCGCGTGGACGCTGCCGACGAACGGCGGCGAGGCGCTGATCGTGCTGACCGGCGTCGCGATCGGGGGCGTGCTGCCCATCACGCCCGTGCAGGTGCTGTATGTCAACATGACCTGCGCGATCCTGATCGGGCTCCCACTCGCGTTCGAGCCGCAGGAGCGGGACATCATGTCGCGCCCACCGCGCGACCCGAGCGACCCGCTGCTCAGCCGCGCGCTGCTGATGCGCACGGGTCTGGTAAGCATCCTGATCGCTGGCGGCGCGTACACGCTGTTCAAACTGGCAATCCTCGCGGATCGCGACGCGGGCGAGGCACGCAGCATCACGGTCAGCGTCGTCATCGCGTGCGAGGCGGCGTACCTGTTCAACTGTCGCTCGCTCACGCACTCGGTCCTGCACGTCGGGCTGTTCTCGAACAGATATGTCTGGGTCGGGCTGGGCGCGATGGCGCTCGTGCACGGGGCGTACATCTACACCCCGGCCATGAACCGGCTGTTCGGCAGCGCGCCCATCGGGCTGGCCGACTGGGCGATGATCCTGGGGGTCGCGGCGGGCGTCTTCGCGATCGTGGGGTTCGAGAAGTGG
- a CDS encoding serine/threonine protein kinase codes for MSTPVPPQPEDRQDDFATRSLRQDAATSGRTHDTSTHSRTTLGGRFAPGVVLADRYRVVSFLGKGGMGEVYRAEDLRLGQQVALKFLPPEASRSPAMRDRLHAEVRLARQVAHRHVCRVYDIGEAKLTYGPSDATALELSFLTMEYVDGEDLATLTRRIGRLPHDKALQIARQVCAGLAAAHDAGIIHRDLKPSNVMLDGRGEARLTDFGIAGLAEELASGGKAGTPLYMAPEQHAGAAASVRTDVYSLGLVLYELFTGKRAINARDEGTITDLKSREAIEAPSSLVRDIDPAVERVILRCLSPDPALRPASALAVAAALPGGDPLAAALAAGETPSPSMIAASGSGETMRPGRAAALALSALAMLTLFVFANTLTKRWGMMPTPRQPAVLEERARETLAIAGWPSNASHEATMFANSFGTIYRLLRDDLSRERRLEWQRRGSPPSVLFALRGSERFFHTIAYDFVPAGVTITNPPAYLPGDWVVILDTRGRLLWLDRVPARRTSHESSYPEIPDEPRFRELFAHAGLNIDAFEPIDPPLRPMFASDTARAWRGQYPDDPSIEVTVHASVTGGRVTHFSVMMPWATVAGDEQAGESATGRLLIVIGQWAWIILILTLITLILVGSIRNMQSQRADARGAIVLALATLAMTLLGFGLNMYGGPLDLARAPFRLLAATIFAAALVGLAYLAVEPAVRRAWPQSLVAWTRLLSGRVIDPEVGRSVLLGLLGGATACLAKQGANLVAVWHRGVAFDSDVADLNPWLGMKPALSLLFDTTSFAVSFAFINLVLLVMLRKWLKRAPLVFGAYALVWLLVFDQGSFRQVPWIGFATPVLTATIVYLLFTRAGVLAAIVCLLLVLLGPLSPVLPDLDAWHAGATVLLGLFVVALAAWGFAGAVKGGSSLKP; via the coding sequence GTGAGCACCCCAGTCCCTCCACAACCCGAGGACCGGCAGGACGACTTCGCGACCCGCTCGCTGCGCCAGGACGCCGCGACGTCCGGTCGAACGCACGACACCTCGACGCACTCGCGCACCACGCTGGGCGGTCGCTTCGCGCCGGGAGTCGTGCTGGCGGATCGGTACCGGGTCGTCTCGTTCCTGGGCAAGGGCGGCATGGGCGAGGTCTATCGCGCCGAGGACCTGCGCCTCGGCCAGCAGGTCGCGCTGAAGTTCCTGCCCCCCGAGGCGTCGCGCAGCCCGGCGATGCGCGACCGACTGCACGCCGAGGTGCGCCTCGCGCGTCAGGTCGCGCACAGACACGTCTGCCGCGTGTACGACATCGGCGAAGCGAAGCTGACCTACGGGCCCTCCGACGCGACGGCGCTCGAGCTGTCCTTCCTCACGATGGAGTACGTCGACGGCGAGGACCTCGCGACGCTGACGCGGCGCATCGGGCGCCTGCCCCACGACAAGGCCCTGCAGATCGCCCGGCAGGTCTGCGCCGGGCTGGCGGCGGCGCACGACGCCGGGATCATCCATCGCGACCTCAAGCCCTCGAACGTCATGCTCGACGGGCGCGGCGAGGCGCGCCTCACCGACTTCGGCATCGCCGGCCTCGCGGAAGAACTCGCGAGCGGCGGCAAGGCCGGCACCCCGCTCTACATGGCGCCCGAGCAGCACGCCGGCGCAGCAGCGAGCGTCAGGACCGATGTCTATTCGCTCGGCCTGGTCCTCTATGAACTGTTCACGGGCAAGCGCGCGATCAACGCCAGGGACGAGGGCACAATCACCGACCTGAAGTCGCGCGAAGCGATCGAGGCGCCCTCGTCGCTCGTGCGCGACATCGACCCGGCGGTCGAGCGCGTGATCCTGCGCTGCCTCTCCCCCGACCCGGCGCTGCGACCCGCCTCGGCGCTCGCTGTGGCCGCGGCACTGCCCGGGGGCGACCCGCTGGCGGCGGCGCTCGCGGCGGGCGAGACCCCCAGCCCCTCGATGATCGCGGCGAGCGGCAGCGGCGAGACGATGCGCCCCGGACGCGCCGCTGCGCTCGCGCTCAGCGCACTCGCGATGCTCACGCTGTTCGTGTTCGCCAACACACTGACCAAGCGCTGGGGCATGATGCCCACGCCCCGCCAGCCGGCCGTGCTCGAGGAACGCGCCCGCGAGACGCTCGCGATCGCCGGGTGGCCATCGAACGCCTCGCACGAGGCGACGATGTTCGCCAACTCGTTCGGCACGATCTATCGGTTGCTGCGCGATGATCTCTCGCGCGAGCGCCGGCTCGAGTGGCAGCGTCGGGGCAGCCCGCCTTCTGTGCTCTTCGCGCTGCGCGGCTCCGAGCGGTTCTTCCACACCATCGCGTACGACTTCGTCCCCGCGGGCGTCACGATCACCAATCCGCCGGCGTACCTCCCGGGCGATTGGGTTGTGATCCTCGACACGCGAGGACGCCTGCTGTGGCTCGACCGCGTCCCGGCCCGGCGCACATCGCACGAATCGTCCTATCCGGAGATCCCCGACGAGCCGCGATTCCGTGAGCTGTTCGCGCACGCCGGGTTGAACATCGACGCGTTCGAGCCGATCGACCCGCCGCTCAGGCCTATGTTCGCCTCGGACACAGCCCGCGCCTGGCGTGGCCAGTACCCCGACGACCCGAGCATCGAGGTGACCGTGCACGCCAGCGTCACGGGCGGGCGTGTGACGCACTTCTCCGTCATGATGCCCTGGGCGACCGTCGCCGGGGATGAGCAGGCGGGCGAGAGCGCGACCGGGCGGCTGCTGATCGTCATCGGGCAGTGGGCGTGGATCATCCTGATCCTCACGCTGATAACGCTCATCCTCGTCGGTTCGATCCGCAACATGCAGAGCCAGCGCGCGGACGCGCGCGGCGCGATCGTGCTCGCGCTGGCCACGCTGGCCATGACCCTGCTCGGGTTCGGGCTGAACATGTATGGGGGCCCGCTTGATCTGGCACGGGCCCCCTTCAGGCTGCTCGCCGCGACGATCTTCGCAGCGGCGCTGGTGGGCCTGGCGTACCTCGCTGTCGAGCCCGCGGTCAGACGGGCGTGGCCACAGTCCCTGGTGGCGTGGACGCGTCTGCTCTCGGGTCGCGTGATCGATCCGGAGGTTGGTCGCTCGGTGCTGCTCGGCCTGCTCGGGGGAGCGACGGCGTGCCTGGCCAAGCAGGGCGCGAACCTCGTGGCTGTGTGGCATCGAGGGGTAGCGTTCGACAGCGATGTTGCGGATCTCAACCCGTGGCTGGGCATGAAGCCGGCGCTCTCGCTGCTTTTCGACACGACCAGCTTTGCCGTCAGCTTCGCATTCATCAATCTGGTGCTGCTGGTCATGCTGCGCAAGTGGCTGAAGCGTGCGCCGCTCGTCTTCGGCGCGTACGCGCTGGTGTGGCTGCTTGTGTTCGACCAGGGCTCGTTCCGGCAGGTCCCGTGGATCGGTTTCGCGACGCCCGTGCTGACCGCCACGATCGTGTACCTGCTGTTCACGAGGGCGGGCGTGCTCGCGGCGATCGTGTGCCTGCTGCTCGTGCTGCTTGGGCCGCTCTCGCCGGTCCTGCCCGACCTCGACGCGTGGCACGCCGGCGCAACGGTGCTTCTGGGACTGTTCGTCGTCGCGCTCGCGGCGTGGGGGTTCGCGGGCGCCGTGAAGGGCGGTTCATCGCTGAAACCCTGA
- a CDS encoding 2-hydroxyacid dehydrogenase gives MRVAIYSTKGYEREIMDAANRGHGHEFVYLDVRLTAQTAPLAEGCACAAIFANDDASAPSLEGLAKAGVRLLALRSAGFNHVDLEAASRLGLTALRVPAYSPYSVAEHAVALILSLNRKTHRAYSRVREQNFNLAGLMGFDLHGKTVGVLGTGKIGRAFARIMLGFGCRVIAHDPFPNDELAAIGVEYVPLETLWRESRVLSIHCPLTPATHHLVNEQSLAMMPEGVMLINTSRGGVVDTRAVIRALKSGHIGALGLDVYEEEGDLFFRDLSDKVIQDDVFVRLMTFPNVLITAHQGFFTKEAITNIADTTVQNITDFERGAPHPDNLVTLEKLVASAS, from the coding sequence ATGCGAGTCGCGATCTACAGCACCAAGGGGTACGAGCGCGAGATCATGGACGCCGCCAACAGGGGGCACGGGCACGAGTTCGTGTACCTCGACGTGCGGCTGACGGCGCAGACAGCGCCGCTGGCCGAGGGCTGCGCCTGCGCCGCGATCTTCGCCAACGACGACGCGTCCGCGCCGTCGCTCGAGGGCCTCGCGAAGGCCGGCGTGCGGCTGCTCGCGCTGCGCTCCGCGGGGTTCAACCATGTCGACCTCGAGGCCGCGTCTCGCCTGGGACTGACCGCGCTGCGCGTGCCGGCGTACTCGCCGTACTCCGTCGCCGAGCACGCGGTCGCGCTGATCCTCTCGCTCAACCGCAAGACGCACCGGGCGTACTCGCGCGTTCGCGAGCAGAACTTCAACCTCGCCGGGCTGATGGGCTTCGATCTGCACGGGAAGACCGTGGGCGTGCTGGGCACGGGGAAGATCGGTCGCGCGTTCGCGCGGATCATGCTGGGCTTCGGCTGCCGCGTGATCGCGCACGACCCGTTCCCGAACGACGAACTCGCCGCGATTGGCGTGGAGTATGTCCCGCTCGAGACGCTGTGGCGTGAATCGCGCGTGCTCTCGATCCATTGCCCGCTCACGCCCGCGACGCACCACCTCGTCAACGAACAATCGCTGGCGATGATGCCCGAGGGCGTGATGCTGATCAACACCAGCCGGGGAGGCGTGGTCGACACCAGGGCCGTCATTCGCGCCCTCAAGAGCGGCCACATCGGCGCGCTCGGGCTCGATGTCTACGAGGAAGAGGGCGACCTGTTCTTCCGCGACCTGTCCGACAAGGTCATCCAGGACGACGTGTTCGTGCGCCTGATGACCTTCCCCAACGTGCTCATCACGGCGCACCAGGGGTTCTTCACCAAGGAAGCGATCACGAACATCGCCGACACAACGGTGCAGAACATCACCGACTTCGAACGGGGCGCGCCGCACCCCGACAACCTCGTCACGCTCGAGAAACTCGTCGCGAGCGCGTCGTGA
- a CDS encoding catalase → MTDATNRPNLTTADGCPIGAQQALTAGARGPLLMQDVQLLEQMQHFNRERIPERVVHAKGSGAYGTFTVTNDITKHTRAKLFEKVGKKTECFLRFSTVAGERGAADAERDVRGFALKFYTEEGNWDMVGNNTPVFFVRDPYKFQMFIHTQKRDPKTNLRDMDMQWDFWSLCPESLHQVTILFSDRGIPASYRTMHGFGSHTYSFVNAKGERVWCKFHFKSMQGVKNWMDDEAAKVIAADRESHQRDLFDAIEKGDFPKWKFSVQIMTEEQAKTFRWNPFDLTKVWPHKEFPLIEVGVLELNRNPANYHAEVEQSSFSPSALVPGIGPSPDKMLQARLMSYADAHRYRVGNNFQQLPVNKPRCPVMHYQRDGAMATAESYGAKPNYWPNTREGAPDVNPSFRDPAWDLGQTIADRYDSTVDHDDYTQVGNLYRLFDDGQRERLATRIAGVLGQARQEVQMRQLCHFFRADQDYGVRVAKALGVDVSGFLQSHAPAPSTNGNGHSPASAGTTRAPAHA, encoded by the coding sequence ATGACCGACGCGACCAACCGCCCGAACCTCACCACCGCCGACGGGTGCCCCATCGGCGCCCAGCAGGCCCTGACCGCCGGCGCGCGCGGGCCGCTGCTCATGCAGGACGTGCAGCTCCTCGAGCAGATGCAGCACTTCAACCGCGAGCGCATCCCCGAGCGCGTCGTGCACGCCAAGGGCTCGGGCGCGTACGGCACGTTCACCGTCACCAACGACATCACGAAGCACACCCGCGCGAAGCTCTTCGAGAAGGTCGGGAAGAAGACCGAGTGCTTCCTGCGCTTCTCGACCGTCGCGGGCGAGCGCGGCGCCGCCGACGCCGAACGCGACGTGCGCGGCTTCGCCCTCAAGTTCTACACCGAAGAGGGCAACTGGGACATGGTGGGCAACAACACCCCCGTGTTCTTCGTGCGCGATCCCTACAAGTTCCAGATGTTCATCCACACGCAGAAGCGCGACCCGAAGACGAACCTGCGCGACATGGACATGCAGTGGGACTTCTGGTCGCTCTGCCCCGAGTCGCTGCACCAGGTCACGATCCTCTTCTCCGACCGCGGCATCCCGGCTTCCTACCGCACGATGCACGGCTTCGGCTCGCACACCTACTCGTTCGTGAACGCCAAGGGCGAGCGCGTGTGGTGCAAGTTCCACTTCAAGTCGATGCAGGGCGTCAAGAACTGGATGGACGACGAGGCCGCGAAGGTCATCGCCGCCGATCGTGAGTCGCACCAGCGCGACCTGTTCGACGCGATCGAGAAGGGCGACTTCCCGAAGTGGAAGTTCTCCGTCCAGATCATGACCGAGGAGCAGGCGAAGACCTTCCGCTGGAACCCCTTCGACCTGACGAAAGTGTGGCCGCACAAGGAGTTCCCGCTCATCGAGGTCGGCGTGCTCGAGCTGAACCGCAACCCGGCGAACTACCACGCCGAGGTCGAGCAATCATCCTTCAGCCCCAGCGCGCTCGTCCCGGGCATCGGGCCCAGCCCCGACAAGATGCTCCAGGCGCGCCTCATGTCGTACGCCGACGCGCACCGCTACCGCGTGGGCAACAACTTCCAGCAACTCCCGGTCAACAAGCCCCGCTGCCCCGTCATGCACTATCAGCGCGACGGCGCGATGGCGACGGCCGAGTCCTACGGCGCCAAGCCCAACTACTGGCCCAACACCCGCGAGGGCGCGCCCGACGTCAACCCCTCCTTCCGCGACCCGGCGTGGGACCTGGGCCAGACCATCGCCGACCGCTACGACTCCACCGTCGATCACGACGACTACACGCAGGTCGGGAACCTCTACCGCCTCTTCGACGACGGGCAACGCGAGCGACTCGCGACCCGCATCGCCGGCGTGCTCGGCCAGGCGCGCCAGGAAGTCCAGATGCGTCAGCTCTGCCACTTCTTCCGCGCCGATCAGGACTACGGCGTGCGCGTCGCCAAGGCGCTGGGCGTCGATGTCAGCGGGTTCCTCCAGAGCCACGCGCCAGCGCCCTCCACCAACGGCAACGGGCATTCACCCGCTTCCGCAGGCACGACGCGCGCCCCGGCGCACGCGTGA
- a CDS encoding LysR family transcriptional regulator — MELHQLRYFVAAAEAGSFSKAARACHVAQPSLSQQIRKLEEGLGARLFDRVGRGAVLTEAGGALLPRARRILGEVRDAEDGLRGELDPLGGSITIGAIPTIAPFVLPRLLTRLRAERPRCEVSVREDVTSRLLDALADHEIDCALVSVPAEHPLVEVEELGKERLLVATPRDRRWEDSAMTLAALREAPAIVLHEMHCLSGQVEGFCAAKGLAPRVVCRGAQLQTVLGLVSTGMGVSIVPEMCAATDRDPGRRYAPIARANPTRSVAIAWRKGRTRPGAATLAAEIVRDMLRGPSLRFHPEAPAR; from the coding sequence ATGGAATTGCACCAGCTCAGGTACTTCGTTGCGGCGGCGGAAGCCGGGAGCTTCAGCAAGGCGGCCCGCGCCTGCCACGTGGCCCAGCCCTCGCTCTCTCAGCAGATCCGCAAGCTCGAGGAGGGGCTGGGCGCGCGCCTGTTCGATCGCGTGGGTCGCGGCGCCGTCCTGACCGAGGCCGGGGGCGCCCTGCTCCCGAGGGCGCGCCGGATCCTGGGCGAGGTGCGCGACGCCGAGGACGGGCTTCGCGGCGAGCTGGACCCTCTGGGCGGCTCGATCACCATCGGCGCGATCCCGACCATCGCCCCCTTCGTGCTGCCGCGACTGCTCACCCGGCTGCGCGCCGAGCGACCCCGGTGCGAGGTTTCGGTGCGTGAGGACGTCACCTCGCGCCTGCTCGACGCGCTCGCGGACCACGAGATCGACTGCGCGCTCGTGAGCGTGCCCGCCGAGCACCCGCTGGTCGAGGTCGAGGAACTGGGCAAAGAGCGCCTGCTGGTCGCGACGCCGCGCGACCGGCGCTGGGAGGACTCGGCGATGACGCTGGCGGCGCTGCGCGAGGCGCCGGCGATCGTGCTGCACGAGATGCATTGTCTGAGCGGGCAGGTCGAGGGCTTCTGCGCCGCGAAGGGGCTTGCGCCGCGTGTTGTGTGCCGCGGCGCGCAGCTCCAGACCGTGCTGGGGCTGGTGTCGACGGGGATGGGCGTCTCGATCGTTCCGGAGATGTGCGCCGCGACTGACCGCGACCCCGGGCGCCGGTACGCGCCCATCGCGCGCGCGAACCCGACCCGGTCTGTCGCGATCGCGTGGAGGAAGGGACGCACCAGGCCGGGCGCTGCCACGCTGGCGGCCGAGATCGTTCGCGACATGCTGCGAGGCCCCTCCCTGCGCTTCCACCCCGAAGCGCCGGCGCGCTGA
- a CDS encoding SpoIIE family protein phosphatase — protein MATTTLIVTTPIPALRLSPVSGPPTSAVAVEGGPLAVVGRLPGSDILLVHPAVSRRHAIIAHGEGGWTIADAGSRHGTTVNGVKLEEMIPAPLASGDLVGLGPWLFAVQIGDQRSSGLTTFEDEAAGLIESMGNVDIGNLARQRLEALMSCAEAIHAAQDEPALGRAVVEAAVVGTGFPLGAVIRPTGSGDEIEAIAAHRRDGRDVRLDKISVSRSLIRAAGATRTVTRVRGPDELPDAVSIAALGIRAAMCAPVVVGDSVQAYVYLDSRDDHGPVEADSSEYLAALTRMFSVALSNLRRREYERRQLVLENDLRAASQAQERLMPPKSGSAAHATYTLHWKPGRIVAGDLFDVVALPGGGVAFFLGDVSGKGMGAALVMATAQAQLRAMLESGVDPAQAVSRLNRSLPARVGEGRFLSLWLGIATPHERVIRFVDAGHGYAAVVRASGEVVRVVSERGVLVGIDPLAEYHSESLDLTPGDRVVLFSDGVAEQTCPRGEQLGFEAALDALRGSDCSDDDVARLSQALHLHAESEHYADDVTIASISIGV, from the coding sequence GTGGCAACCACCACCCTGATCGTGACGACGCCCATCCCGGCGCTGCGGCTCTCGCCGGTGTCCGGGCCGCCGACGAGCGCCGTCGCCGTCGAGGGTGGCCCGCTCGCGGTCGTCGGTCGCCTGCCCGGCAGCGACATCCTGCTGGTGCACCCGGCGGTGTCGCGACGCCACGCGATCATCGCGCACGGCGAAGGCGGGTGGACGATCGCCGACGCCGGGAGTCGCCACGGCACGACGGTCAACGGCGTGAAACTCGAGGAGATGATCCCGGCGCCGCTGGCGTCGGGCGATCTGGTCGGGCTCGGGCCCTGGCTGTTCGCGGTCCAGATCGGCGACCAGCGCAGCTCCGGCCTGACGACCTTCGAGGACGAGGCCGCCGGGCTGATCGAGTCGATGGGCAACGTGGACATCGGCAACCTCGCGCGTCAGCGCCTCGAGGCGCTGATGAGCTGCGCCGAAGCGATCCACGCGGCCCAGGACGAGCCGGCGCTCGGTCGCGCCGTCGTCGAGGCCGCCGTCGTCGGCACGGGTTTCCCCCTGGGCGCGGTCATCCGGCCGACCGGCTCGGGCGACGAGATCGAGGCGATCGCCGCCCACCGGCGCGACGGGCGCGATGTCCGGCTCGACAAGATCTCCGTGAGCCGCTCGCTGATCCGCGCCGCCGGCGCGACGCGCACCGTCACGCGCGTGCGCGGGCCCGACGAACTCCCCGACGCCGTCAGCATCGCGGCGCTGGGTATCCGCGCCGCGATGTGCGCGCCCGTCGTCGTCGGTGACAGCGTGCAGGCGTATGTCTATCTCGATTCGCGCGACGACCACGGGCCGGTCGAGGCCGACTCCTCCGAGTACCTCGCCGCCCTGACCCGCATGTTCTCCGTGGCGCTCAGCAACCTGCGACGGCGCGAGTACGAACGCCGCCAGCTCGTGCTCGAGAACGACCTCCGCGCCGCCAGCCAGGCGCAGGAGCGCCTCATGCCGCCCAAGTCCGGGTCGGCGGCCCACGCGACCTACACGCTGCACTGGAAGCCCGGGCGCATCGTGGCGGGCGATCTCTTCGACGTCGTCGCCCTGCCCGGGGGGGGCGTCGCGTTCTTCCTGGGCGATGTGTCGGGCAAGGGCATGGGCGCCGCCCTCGTGATGGCGACCGCCCAGGCCCAGCTCCGCGCGATGCTCGAGAGCGGCGTCGACCCGGCGCAGGCGGTCTCGCGCCTTAACCGGTCGCTCCCGGCGCGCGTCGGCGAGGGTCGGTTCCTGTCGCTCTGGCTCGGGATCGCGACCCCGCACGAGCGGGTGATCCGCTTCGTCGACGCCGGGCACGGCTACGCCGCCGTCGTACGGGCCAGCGGCGAGGTCGTCCGCGTGGTCTCGGAGCGAGGCGTGCTCGTCGGCATCGACCCGCTCGCCGAGTATCACTCCGAATCGCTCGATCTGACCCCGGGCGATCGGGTCGTGCTCTTCAGCGACGGCGTGGCGGAGCAGACCTGCCCCCGGGGCGAGCAGCTGGGCTTCGAGGCCGCCCTCGACGCCCTCCGAGGCAGCGACTGCAGCGACGACGATGTGGCGCGACTCAGCCAGGCCCTGCACCTTCACGCCGAGAGCGAGCACTACGCGGACGATGTCACCATCGCCTCGATCTCCATCGGCGTCTGA